Proteins encoded by one window of Microplitis mediator isolate UGA2020A chromosome 1, iyMicMedi2.1, whole genome shotgun sequence:
- the LOC130672359 gene encoding uncharacterized protein LOC130672359, protein MYSLIRDENNIFHVTLKKKCKKRKHSYSFEDSDGNFISGRLECSNDDIESLRSIQKNLTSKVPKVEVTQTLPSPSHKKKLKNIIILENTKLQNTKKIHIIENSLKHSIKNSDGKNLFHDSPRLITSTPNTSGTLTSSLKLNTTHTSSTAINLSLMESESISQINGIDSVLAKNDSQIILVNESEQLSTSLDPYLNDGGNLSFEQSLTNLNNDNFIGIVEKYNLTDQNNFDRIFLNSQVLDLSETELELLKTIDSEISIDVCLENVEKIEEVSTEMDFSKKQVMKTNDEQLILNKEASENLMPTEVDKEVNDSDPSYAPDNDSNVFIDENLYENNEPGETTSKKNDVTIVIRENIISQGFDVSLPIRHVPSSSKVSELEHNPSDGGLNEERSVGQIFNDKNGTNDTEKNAGRNSEDVDKSSKISEIPEQLENTDKKILVKPSNSGSKVHACLYCMKLQTRLPRHLELIHPLEKDVRAFLAYPRKSSIRHELIATIRNNGDYIYNSNLEGESLRNRIVSRRPNVSNPKDPSEFMFCPSCQVSVREKTLSAHFKYCTGQNGKKRRVIKKLAKIYDNDLHPEACKKLRNLIVCMHVDDVSKTLKFDTLLIRFGNTLCEKYKQDQQNELIRNRLRLLSKLLVTTQKIEKHTFEKNNLGKSFIFTPKIKNMTCLFHPQHINTCIKAVHLMAGGNDKNYDMKSPSVASLIGTLLKQLGNFLKCENIMSNLKNKNEEIDDFLLVVERKWADVINKNVQEAQIKKKRQKKIILPTTDDINKLMDHLLNQQMLAYNSLKEQFSTENYLLLAETTLMIVQMFNRRRAGEMERVLWEDFKLYNSLKQDRFKEIMESISAQAREFCNKYVRFSIRGKRGRDVTVLLDETMFSAIEMLEKNRLKAGIRQNNPYIFGIPGNSDDKYCYLRACVLMRKYSKQCGAQNPGSLRGTTLRKHIATYLVNHNAANIDRTKLANHLGHNMGIHENYYHLVNVAEEICQLPRVLESACGAKHSKDKNHDSSDDSDSNSEDEQSEADNYELFQKNSLMANSSINAGEVSCSNSPKTLSGVSLDKDLDESIKTSCRRQKWNERHIDAMLNHFKDEIKDGRYPNNKKMMKVCSIEPLLKNRSIPAMRTWFSNYYKKIKPKKAE, encoded by the exons atgtatTCCTTAATACgtgatgaaaataatatatttcatgttactttaaaaaagaaatgtaaaaaaagaaaGCATTCATACAGTTTCGAAGATTCagatggaaattttatatcagGACGCTTAGAATGTTCTAACG ATGATATAGAATCTTTACGttcgatacaaaaaaatcttaCATCAAAAGTTCCTAAAGTTGAAGTCACTCAAACATTACCTAGCCcatcacacaaaaaaaaacttaaaaatataattatattagaaaacacaaaattacaaaatacgaaaaaaattcatataattgaAAACAGTCTCAAACATTCCATTAAAAACAGcgatgggaaaaatttatttcacgaTTCGCCAAGATTAATAACAAGTACACCAAATACTTCAGGCACATTGACATCTAGCTTGAAATTAAACACAACCCATACATCAAGCAcagcaataaatttatctcttATGGAATCTGAATCAATATCTCAAATTAATGGAATTGATAGTGTATTGGCAAAAAATGATTCTCAGATCATATTAGTTAATGAATCAGAACAGTTATCAACTTCTCTCGATCCTTATTTAAATGATGGCGgaaatttatcatttgaaCAATCtcttacaaatttaaataacgatAACTTTATTG gtATAGTTGAGAAGTACAATCTAACagatcaaaataattttgatag gATATTTCTAAATTCTCAAGTTCTTGATTTATCCGAAACCGAGTTAGAACTATTAAAAACTATTGATAGTGAAATTTCAATAGATGTTTGTTTAGAAAATGTGGAAAAAATTGAGGAAGTATCAACTGAAATggattttagtaaaaaacaggtTATGAAGACAAATGATGAAcagttgattttaaataaagaagcTTCAGAAAATCTAATGCCTACTGAAGTTGATAAGGAAGTGAACG ATTCGGATCCTAGTTATGCACCTGATAATGATTCCAATGTTTTTATTGATGAGAATCTCTACGAAAATAATGAACCCGGAGAAACTActagcaaaaaaaatgatgttacAATAGTAATTCGAGAAAATATCATATCTCAAGGATTTGATGTATCTTTGCCTATTCGACACGTTCCCTCATCATCGAAAGTATCTGAATTAGAACATAATCCAAGTGACGGTGGTCTTAATGAAGAGAGATCTGTCGGTCAGAtatttaatgacaaaaatGGCACTAAtgacacagaaaaaaatgcagGACGTAATTCTGAAGACGTCGATAAATCCTCTAAAATCTCTGAAATACCAGAGCAATTGGAAAATactgataagaaaattttagttaagcCGTCCAACTCAGGGAGTAAAGTTCATGCGTGTTTATACTGCATGAAACTACAAACACGATTACCCAGGCACTTAGAATTGATTCACCCACTGGAAAAAGATGTTAGAGCTTTCCTTGCGTACCCTCGAAAAAGTTCAATTAGACATGAATTAATTGCGACGATTCGGAACAATggtgattatatatataatagtaatttaGAAGGTGAATCACTTCGTAATCGGATTGTGTCTAGGCGGCCTAATGTGTCAAATCCCAAAGATCCAAGTGAGTTTATGTTTTGCCCTAGCTGTCAGGTGTCAGTTCGTGAAAAAACTCTTTCAGCTCACTTCAAATACTGTACCGgacaaaatggaaaaaaacgCAGAGTCATTAAAAAACtggcaaaaatatatgataatgatTTACATCCTGAAGCATGTAAAAAGTTACGCAATCTTATTGTTTGCATGCATGTCGACGATGtttcaaaaactttaaaattcgACACTCTATTGATACGATTTGGAAATACGCTTTGTGAAAAGTACAAACAAGATCAGCAAAATGAACTGATTCGGAATCGACTTAGACTCCTTTCAAAGCTACTTGTAACgacacaaaaaattgaaaaacatacattcgaaaaaaataatcttggtaaatcttttattttcactccaaaaataaaaaacatgacttGTTTATTTCACCCACAACATATAAATACTTGCATAAAAGCAGTTCATCTCATGGCTGGaggaaatgataaaaattacgatatgAAATCTCCGTCGGTTGCATCTTTAATCGGGACTTTGTTAAAACagcttggaaattttttgaaatgtgaAAATATCATGAGTAATTTGAAGAACAAAAATGAAGAGATTGATGACTTTCTGTTGGTTGTGGAAAGAAAGTGGGCAGacgttataaataaaaacgttcaagaagcgcaaattaaaaagaagagacaaaaaaaaataattctaccCACGACAGACGATATTAACAAACTAATGGATCATTTACTAAATCAACAAATGTTAGCTTATAATTCTCTTAAAGAACAGTTTTCAACTGAAAATTATCTTTTGTTGGCTGAAACAACACTCATGATTGTTCAAATGTTTAACCGGAGAAGGGCAGGTGAGATGGAACGGGTTCTATGGGAAGATTTTAAACTGTATAATAGTCTCAAGCAAGATCGATTCAAAGAAATTATGGAAAGTATCTCTGCCCAGGCCAGAGAGTTCTGTAATAAATACGTAAGATTTTCAATCCGAGGCAAGCGTGGAAGAGATGTTACAGTTCTATTAGATGAGACTATGTTTAGTGCAATTGAAATGTTAGAAAAAAACAGATTGAAAGCTGGAATCCGTCAAAATAACCCGTATATCTTTGGGATACCTGGAAATTCCGAcgataaatattgttatttacgAGCTTGTGTACTGATGCGTAAGTATTCAAAGCAATGTGGAGCTCAAAATCCTGGGTCTTTACGTGGAACAACATTACGAAAACACATTGCTACCTATTTAGTAAACCATAATGCAGCTAATATTGATCGTACTAAATTGGCTAACCATCTAGGCCATAACATGGGCATACATGAAAATTACTACCACCTTGTCAATGTTGCTGAAGAAATTTGTCAACTACCGAGAGTGTTAGAAAGTGCTTGTGGCGCAAAACATTCTAAAGACAAAAATCACGATTCATCTGATGATTCTGATTCGAACTCTGAAGATGAACAATCAGAAGCTGATAATTATGAgctgtttcaaaaaaatagtctCATGGCAAATTCATCTATTAATGCCGGCGAAGTATCATGTTCTAATTCTCCAAAAACTTTAAGTGGAGTTTCATTAGACAAAG